In Caldicellulosiruptor obsidiansis OB47, a single window of DNA contains:
- the uvrB gene encoding excinuclease ABC subunit UvrB codes for MKKFRLVSDFRPTGDQPKAIEMLTEGILKGEKFQTLLGVTGSGKTFTMAKVIENVQRPTLVLAHNKTLAAQLCSEFREFFPENAVEFFVSYYDYYQPEAYIPETDTYIEKDSSINEEIDKLRHSATSALFERRDVIIVASVSCIYSLGSPEDYLNLTISLRPGMTKDRDEVIRELIRMQYERNDVDFRRGRFRVRGDVLEVFPASNTDRAIRIEFFGDEIERITEFDVVTGEIIGRRNHVAIFPASHYVTTAEKLKRAIKSIEEELEQRLNELRSMGKLVEAQRLEQRTRYDIEMLQEMGFCKGIENYSRHLTGRPPGSPPYTLLDYFPKDFIMFVDESHVTIPQVRAMYNGDKARKDALVEYGFRLPSAYDNRPLTFEEFEEKLNQVIFVSATPGPYELKKSSRIVEQIIRPTGLVDPEIEVHPVQGQIDHLIGEIRKRVEKNQRVLVTTLTKKMAESLTDYLKDVGIRVRYMHSDIDTIERMQIIRDLRLGKFDVLVGINLLREGLDLPEVSLVAILDADKEGFLRSETSLIQTIGRAARNVDGKVIMYADRITNAMQRAIDETNRRRKIQIEYNQKYGIVPQTVRKGIRQIIEATVSVAEEEEEKYEVVEKDIIKNMTKEEIEEYIKELEQEMKKFAIELEFEKAAKVRDKIFELKKLL; via the coding sequence ATGAAAAAATTTAGGCTTGTTTCAGACTTTAGACCAACAGGTGATCAGCCAAAAGCAATAGAGATGTTAACAGAAGGAATTTTAAAAGGCGAAAAATTTCAGACCCTTTTAGGTGTTACTGGGTCGGGCAAGACATTTACAATGGCAAAGGTCATAGAGAATGTTCAAAGACCTACACTTGTCTTGGCACATAACAAAACCTTAGCTGCACAGCTTTGTAGTGAGTTTAGAGAATTTTTCCCAGAAAATGCAGTGGAATTCTTTGTGAGTTATTATGACTATTATCAGCCTGAAGCTTATATCCCGGAGACTGACACATATATTGAAAAAGATTCGTCTATAAATGAAGAGATTGACAAGCTGAGACATTCAGCTACATCTGCCTTATTTGAAAGAAGAGATGTTATAATTGTTGCAAGTGTATCCTGTATTTACAGTTTGGGTAGTCCTGAAGATTATTTAAATCTTACTATTTCTTTGCGCCCTGGCATGACAAAAGACAGAGATGAGGTCATAAGAGAACTTATAAGAATGCAGTATGAAAGAAATGATGTTGACTTTCGAAGAGGCAGATTTAGAGTAAGAGGGGATGTACTTGAAGTTTTCCCTGCTTCTAATACGGACAGGGCAATAAGAATAGAATTTTTCGGAGATGAAATAGAAAGGATTACAGAATTTGATGTCGTGACAGGTGAGATAATTGGGCGAAGGAATCATGTTGCAATATTTCCAGCATCTCACTATGTAACAACAGCTGAGAAGTTAAAAAGAGCGATAAAAAGTATAGAAGAAGAACTTGAACAAAGGCTAAATGAACTAAGAAGTATGGGGAAGCTTGTTGAAGCTCAGAGGTTAGAGCAGAGAACGCGCTATGACATAGAGATGCTTCAGGAAATGGGTTTTTGCAAGGGGATAGAGAACTATTCAAGGCACTTAACTGGCAGGCCGCCAGGAAGTCCGCCGTATACCCTACTTGATTATTTTCCAAAGGATTTCATAATGTTCGTTGACGAGTCACATGTTACTATACCTCAAGTAAGAGCTATGTACAATGGTGACAAAGCAAGAAAAGATGCTCTTGTTGAATATGGTTTTAGACTTCCATCTGCGTATGATAACAGACCGTTGACATTCGAAGAATTTGAAGAAAAGCTCAACCAAGTAATTTTTGTAAGTGCAACACCCGGGCCTTATGAACTCAAAAAGTCTTCACGCATTGTTGAGCAGATTATAAGACCGACAGGGCTTGTTGACCCTGAAATTGAGGTTCATCCTGTCCAAGGTCAGATTGACCATCTAATTGGTGAGATACGAAAAAGAGTGGAAAAGAACCAGAGAGTACTTGTCACTACCCTTACCAAAAAGATGGCTGAAAGCCTTACTGACTATTTAAAAGATGTGGGAATCAGGGTCCGATATATGCATTCAGACATAGACACAATTGAGCGTATGCAGATTATCAGAGATTTACGGCTTGGCAAGTTTGATGTGCTGGTGGGGATAAATCTGCTTAGAGAAGGTCTTGACCTTCCTGAGGTGTCACTTGTTGCAATTTTGGATGCTGACAAGGAAGGTTTTTTGAGGTCAGAGACTTCGCTTATCCAGACAATTGGCCGGGCTGCAAGAAATGTTGATGGAAAGGTTATAATGTATGCAGATAGAATCACAAATGCTATGCAAAGAGCTATTGATGAAACAAATCGACGAAGAAAAATTCAAATAGAATACAATCAGAAATATGGAATTGTACCTCAGACTGTTAGAAAAGGGATAAGACAGATAATTGAAGCGACAGTTTCTGTAGCTGAAGAAGAAGAAGAGAAATATGAAGTTGTGGAAAAAGACATTATAAAGAATATGACAAAAGAAGAGATAGAAGAATATATCAAGGAGCTTGAACAGGAAATGAAAAAGTTTGCTATAGAACTTGAATTTGAAAAAGCTGCTAAAGTAAGAGACAAAATATTTGAGCTGAAGAAACTTCTTTAA
- the uvrA gene encoding excinuclease ABC subunit UvrA — MSKEYIVIKGAKEHNLKNIDLVLPRDKLIVFTGISGSGKSSLAFDTIYAEGQRRYIESLSSYARQFLGMMEKPDVDYIEGLSPAISIDQKTTSKNPRSTVGTITEIYDYLRLLFARVGKPHCYICGKPISQQTVDQMVDEVLKLKEGTKIQVLAPVVRGRKGEYQKLFEDLRRSGFARVRVDGIVYELEEEIRLDKNKKHNIDVVVDRLIVKEGIESRLAGSIETALQLAGGIVNVSIVDGDEIVFSQNFACVDCGVSYEEITPRLFSFNTPYGACPTCTGLGYLQKVDPELLIPDKSIPIGQVTINGWNFTETNSYARMILESLAKEYNFSLNTPVEKLDKKILDIFLYGTGEEKIKIYTPRGIYFAKYEGLVNNLERRYKETQSEYVKQEIEEYMSTFTCSDCQGKRLKKEALAVLIEGKSIADIADMTVLQAKEFLQSLNLKGKDRVIAQPVIKEILARLDFLIDVGLDYLTLSRSASTLSGGEAQRIRLATQIGSGLVGVLYILDEPSIGLHQRDNHRLIKTLKKLRDLGNTLIVVEHDEDTIRSADFIVDIGPGAGEHGGRVVAAGTLGDIISCEESITGQYLSGKKRIEIPERRRKPDGRWLTIKGASENNLKNIDVSFPVGLFTCVTGVSGSGKSTLVNEILYKAASAILNKSKEKPGKFQEIIGLEHFDKVINIDQSPIGRTPRSNPATYTGVFDHIREVFAQTPEAKLRGYKAGRFSFNLKGGRCEACSGDGIIKIEMHFLPDVYVPCDVCKGKRYNRETLEVKYKDKTIADVLEMTVEEALEFFKNIPRIKSKLQTLYDVGLGYIKLGQPSTTLSGGEAQRVKLATELSKKATGRTLYILDEPTTGLHMDDVNKLIAVLQRLVDMGNTVIVIEHNLDVIKVADYIIDLGPEGGDKGGEVVVCGSPEEVAMCERSYTGMFLKEILKDRIYAKK; from the coding sequence ATGTCAAAAGAGTATATAGTTATAAAAGGTGCAAAGGAACACAACCTCAAAAATATTGACTTGGTACTTCCTCGAGACAAACTCATAGTCTTTACTGGGATCTCTGGTTCTGGCAAATCGTCTTTGGCTTTTGATACTATCTATGCAGAAGGACAGAGAAGATATATTGAATCTCTCTCTTCTTATGCAAGACAATTTTTAGGAATGATGGAAAAACCAGATGTAGACTATATTGAAGGATTGTCCCCGGCTATTTCAATTGACCAAAAGACTACTTCCAAAAATCCACGTTCAACAGTGGGAACAATTACTGAGATTTACGACTATTTGAGACTTTTATTTGCAAGAGTTGGTAAGCCTCACTGCTATATTTGTGGGAAACCTATTTCCCAACAAACAGTTGACCAGATGGTGGATGAGGTATTGAAACTTAAAGAGGGTACAAAGATTCAAGTACTTGCACCGGTTGTAAGAGGAAGAAAAGGTGAGTACCAGAAGCTATTTGAGGACTTAAGAAGGAGTGGGTTTGCAAGAGTTAGAGTAGATGGTATTGTGTATGAACTTGAAGAAGAGATAAGACTTGATAAGAACAAAAAGCACAATATTGATGTCGTTGTAGATAGGCTCATAGTAAAAGAGGGGATAGAATCAAGACTTGCGGGTTCAATAGAAACAGCGCTTCAGCTCGCAGGTGGGATTGTAAATGTATCTATTGTTGATGGAGATGAGATTGTGTTTTCACAAAACTTTGCATGTGTAGACTGTGGAGTTTCGTATGAAGAAATAACTCCACGTCTTTTTTCATTCAACACACCATATGGTGCATGTCCAACGTGCACGGGACTTGGTTATTTGCAAAAGGTTGACCCTGAGCTGTTGATTCCTGACAAATCTATTCCCATAGGTCAGGTTACAATAAATGGATGGAACTTTACTGAGACAAATTCATATGCGAGAATGATTTTGGAATCACTTGCAAAAGAGTATAATTTCAGTCTAAATACTCCTGTTGAAAAACTGGACAAAAAAATTTTGGATATCTTTTTATATGGAACAGGTGAGGAGAAGATAAAAATTTATACTCCACGTGGTATATACTTTGCGAAATATGAAGGGCTTGTAAATAACCTTGAAAGAAGATACAAGGAAACCCAGTCAGAGTATGTCAAGCAAGAGATTGAAGAGTATATGAGCACATTTACATGCTCCGATTGTCAAGGTAAAAGACTCAAAAAAGAGGCTTTGGCTGTTTTGATAGAGGGAAAATCTATAGCAGATATTGCTGACATGACAGTATTGCAAGCAAAAGAATTTCTTCAGAGCCTCAACCTTAAGGGTAAGGATAGAGTAATTGCCCAGCCAGTAATAAAAGAAATTTTGGCAAGATTAGACTTTTTAATAGATGTAGGTCTTGATTATTTAACTCTTTCACGTTCGGCAAGCACACTTTCTGGCGGAGAGGCACAGAGAATAAGACTTGCTACCCAGATTGGGTCTGGACTTGTTGGAGTTTTGTATATTCTTGATGAGCCAAGTATAGGATTGCATCAGCGTGACAATCACAGACTAATAAAAACTCTCAAAAAACTAAGAGACCTTGGCAACACGCTAATTGTTGTGGAACATGATGAGGACACAATAAGGTCAGCTGACTTTATTGTAGACATTGGACCTGGAGCAGGTGAGCATGGTGGAAGAGTGGTTGCTGCAGGGACATTGGGTGATATAATTTCGTGTGAAGAGTCTATCACAGGACAGTATCTTTCAGGCAAGAAAAGAATAGAGATACCTGAGAGAAGAAGAAAGCCTGATGGTAGATGGCTTACTATAAAAGGTGCAAGCGAAAACAATCTCAAAAATATTGATGTAAGCTTTCCTGTTGGGCTTTTTACTTGTGTTACCGGTGTTTCGGGCTCTGGCAAAAGCACTCTTGTGAACGAGATACTTTATAAGGCAGCAAGTGCAATTTTGAACAAGTCAAAAGAAAAACCAGGTAAGTTTCAAGAGATAATTGGCCTCGAACATTTTGATAAGGTTATAAATATAGACCAGTCCCCTATAGGAAGAACTCCACGGTCAAACCCTGCGACTTACACAGGTGTTTTTGATCATATAAGGGAAGTTTTTGCCCAAACGCCCGAGGCAAAGCTCAGAGGTTATAAGGCAGGAAGATTTAGCTTTAACTTGAAAGGTGGGAGATGTGAAGCTTGCTCAGGTGATGGTATTATAAAAATAGAAATGCATTTTTTACCTGATGTATATGTACCGTGCGATGTGTGCAAAGGGAAAAGGTATAACAGAGAGACGTTAGAGGTAAAGTACAAGGATAAGACTATTGCCGATGTGCTTGAGATGACAGTGGAAGAGGCGCTGGAATTTTTCAAAAACATACCGAGGATAAAATCCAAGCTTCAGACACTTTATGATGTAGGACTTGGTTATATAAAGCTGGGTCAGCCTTCCACCACTCTGTCTGGTGGAGAAGCTCAGAGAGTAAAGCTTGCAACAGAACTTTCTAAAAAAGCAACTGGAAGGACTTTGTATATTTTAGATGAGCCTACAACAGGTCTTCACATGGATGATGTCAATAAGTTAATTGCTGTTCTTCAGCGACTTGTGGATATGGGCAACACGGTAATTGTAATTGAACATAATCTTGATGTTATTAAAGTAGCAGATTATATAATTGATTTGGGACCGGAGGGCGGTGATAAAGGCGGCGAGGTAGTTGTGTGTGGCAGTCCCGAGGAAGTGGCTATGTGCGAAAGGTCATATACAGGTATGTTTTTAAAAGAAATCCTGAAAGATAGGATTTATGCTAAAAAATAA
- a CDS encoding NAD(P)/FAD-dependent oxidoreductase, whose translation MEKYDIVIIGGGPAGVTVAEQIRKENKNVSVCILSQEKVLPYYRLKLGYYLQNPIDEKFFLKSSDWYKANNIRLMLNSRVKECNFEEKVVFSETKKIHWDFLVIASGSKPYLPEHLLTEKTQNFVFTFRNYNDLLLLQKRLSQVNKVVIVGAGLLGLELASALEGKKITIIELSERILPKQLDEVASFLLKDYVEKKGIEIILGTKIKNIETYHNGLEIVLSNGQPIYCDILIFSAGVVPNTEFIKSPENILNSIKRIEVNYKMQTKISNVYACGDVAHIDGQNPGTWTFALESAKIVAKNILGFETFYQNMPLPYFLKAFGLEIVSVGDMQNLQDANILEFLDKSKMIYKKFVVKNDKLTAYLLLNNTKTHLQLSKFLNSHVDIKLLENLLK comes from the coding sequence ATGGAAAAGTATGACATTGTTATAATTGGTGGGGGACCTGCGGGTGTAACCGTTGCTGAACAAATAAGAAAAGAAAACAAAAATGTATCAGTTTGCATACTAAGTCAGGAGAAGGTTTTGCCCTATTACAGATTAAAACTTGGATATTATCTTCAAAATCCCATAGACGAAAAGTTCTTTTTAAAATCTTCAGATTGGTACAAAGCAAACAATATAAGATTGATGCTGAATAGTAGAGTCAAAGAGTGCAATTTCGAAGAAAAAGTTGTGTTCTCAGAGACCAAAAAGATACATTGGGATTTTCTTGTTATTGCCTCAGGGTCAAAACCTTACCTTCCTGAGCATCTGTTAACTGAAAAGACACAAAACTTTGTGTTCACTTTCAGAAACTATAATGATTTGCTTTTGCTCCAAAAAAGGTTATCACAGGTCAACAAAGTTGTAATTGTTGGTGCTGGGCTTTTAGGATTAGAACTTGCATCTGCACTTGAGGGTAAGAAAATAACAATAATTGAGCTGAGCGAAAGGATATTGCCAAAGCAGTTGGACGAAGTTGCTTCATTTCTGTTAAAAGACTATGTAGAAAAAAAAGGAATTGAAATTATTTTAGGTACCAAAATTAAAAATATTGAAACTTATCACAATGGATTAGAAATAGTACTTTCAAATGGTCAACCAATTTATTGTGACATACTCATTTTTTCGGCAGGAGTTGTGCCAAACACTGAGTTTATAAAGTCACCTGAGAATATTTTGAATAGCATAAAGAGAATTGAAGTTAATTACAAAATGCAGACCAAGATTTCAAACGTGTATGCTTGTGGTGATGTTGCCCACATTGATGGTCAGAATCCAGGAACCTGGACGTTTGCTTTAGAAAGTGCAAAAATAGTTGCAAAAAATATTTTGGGATTTGAAACCTTCTATCAAAATATGCCACTGCCATATTTCTTAAAAGCGTTTGGGCTTGAGATTGTTTCTGTAGGTGATATGCAAAATCTGCAAGATGCAAATATACTTGAATTTTTAGACAAGAGTAAAATGATTTACAAAAAGTTTGTGGTAAAAAACGACAAGTTAACCGCCTACCTTCTCTTAAATAACACCAAAACACATTTGCAGCTTTCTAAGTTTTTAAATAGTCATGTTGACATAAAATTGCTAGAAAACCTTTTGAAATAA
- a CDS encoding FprA family A-type flavoprotein, with protein sequence MHTKLRDGVFSVGVQDPDLRIFDIVMYTKYGTTYNSYLVIGSEKIALIENVKYKFFEQFLDNIKEIISPEKIDYLIINHTEPDHSGSIEKLLELNPNIKVFGSSTAIKFLKKITNKDFEFQVVNHNDQISLGNKTLRFISAPFLHWPDSIYTYLVEDKILFTCDSFGCHFSTENLDINWVMQNDKEGFMDAYKYYYNVIMSPFKSYVLQAIDKIKDLEIDIIAPGHGPILTNYKDDLISLYKSWSEKLSEKPSKPYVVIVYVSAYGYTEMLAKKIAEGIQQSGVDVLVYNAIEHKPEEIVEKIYFASGVLFGSPTINSDALPPIYEILIRLNPIVHGGKVAAAFGSYGWSGEAVPNIESRLKQIRLKVVLPGLKVNFKPNEEELKKSFEFGILFAEKIKE encoded by the coding sequence ATGCATACTAAACTAAGAGATGGAGTTTTCTCTGTCGGTGTACAAGATCCAGACTTGAGGATATTTGATATCGTTATGTACACTAAATACGGAACTACCTATAATTCTTATTTGGTTATTGGAAGTGAAAAAATAGCTTTAATTGAAAATGTTAAATATAAGTTTTTTGAACAATTTTTAGACAACATAAAAGAGATTATCTCACCAGAAAAAATAGACTACTTGATAATAAACCACACAGAACCAGATCATTCAGGGTCAATTGAGAAACTTTTAGAGCTAAATCCCAATATAAAGGTCTTTGGCAGTAGTACAGCAATAAAATTTCTGAAAAAGATCACAAATAAGGACTTTGAATTTCAAGTTGTAAATCACAACGACCAGATTTCGCTTGGAAATAAAACTCTAAGATTTATTTCTGCACCTTTTTTACACTGGCCTGATTCTATTTATACGTATTTGGTAGAAGACAAAATTCTATTCACCTGTGACTCGTTCGGTTGCCATTTTAGTACTGAAAACCTTGATATAAACTGGGTTATGCAAAACGACAAAGAAGGCTTTATGGATGCTTACAAGTACTATTACAACGTCATTATGTCACCGTTTAAAAGTTATGTTCTGCAAGCAATAGATAAAATAAAAGATTTAGAAATTGATATAATTGCTCCGGGACATGGTCCTATATTAACAAATTATAAAGATGACCTTATCTCCTTATATAAGTCATGGTCTGAAAAGCTTTCAGAAAAACCATCAAAGCCCTATGTCGTAATAGTATATGTATCGGCATATGGGTATACAGAAATGCTTGCAAAAAAGATTGCAGAAGGTATCCAACAAAGTGGTGTAGATGTTCTTGTATACAACGCAATTGAACACAAGCCAGAAGAGATTGTAGAAAAAATATACTTTGCAAGTGGCGTGCTTTTTGGTTCGCCAACCATAAATTCGGATGCCTTGCCTCCTATTTATGAGATACTAATAAGACTAAACCCTATTGTGCATGGTGGAAAAGTGGCAGCTGCATTTGGTTCATATGGATGGAGCGGTGAAGCTGTGCCAAACATTGAAAGCCGTCTAAAACAGATAAGATTAAAAGTTGTCCTGCCCGGGTTAAAGGTCAATTTTAAACCAAACGAAGAGGAGTTAAAAAAATCATTTGAATTTGGTATACTATTTGCTGAAAAGATAAAAGAATAA
- a CDS encoding AEC family transporter: MNKEVLILLKNLLFLFSVIFIGFVGTKLKLFSNVVKDSVSELIVKVTAPILLFTTISSQPFSGQVLRNVFTLILSAFAGIMILLLLGYITGYLFRLKGKTFYTHIFCSAFGNTGFLSYPLLYSIFGEKGVFFAASYNIMHDFLAWSLGLLIITRHNREKTKFGFVNANSIAVFSAFIIYLIKGVLPAGVKSLYDKIFLTIYDALNPFGKTTIYLSMFFIGCLLAEISFKETLKTSSAYAITLFKMVLLPLGIMYLTKYLPINNFTRLIIILQTGMPTAIISSVLSYRYDGDSHYATRTIFITTIFSLITIPLLVFLYYRI, translated from the coding sequence ATGAATAAGGAAGTTTTGATTCTTTTGAAAAATTTACTGTTTCTTTTCTCTGTTATATTCATAGGATTTGTGGGAACAAAGCTCAAGCTATTTTCAAATGTAGTAAAAGACTCTGTAAGCGAACTTATTGTAAAAGTGACAGCACCTATTTTGCTTTTTACTACGATAAGTAGTCAACCTTTCTCTGGACAGGTATTAAGGAATGTTTTCACTTTGATACTTTCAGCTTTTGCTGGAATTATGATTTTGCTCTTACTTGGTTACATAACGGGATATTTATTTAGGTTAAAAGGAAAGACTTTTTATACTCATATTTTTTGTTCTGCCTTCGGTAATACAGGATTTTTGTCGTATCCTTTGTTATACTCAATATTTGGCGAAAAAGGTGTTTTCTTTGCTGCAAGTTATAATATCATGCATGATTTTTTAGCTTGGTCCTTAGGACTTTTAATAATAACTCGACATAATCGTGAAAAAACTAAATTTGGCTTTGTAAATGCAAATTCAATTGCTGTGTTTTCGGCATTTATTATTTATCTGATAAAGGGAGTATTACCGGCTGGTGTGAAAAGTTTATATGACAAGATATTTTTGACCATTTATGATGCTTTAAATCCATTTGGGAAGACCACAATTTACCTTTCAATGTTTTTTATTGGATGTTTGCTGGCAGAAATATCATTTAAAGAGACATTAAAAACCTCATCAGCCTATGCAATCACATTATTCAAAATGGTCTTGTTACCACTTGGTATTATGTATCTTACAAAATATTTGCCGATAAACAATTTTACAAGACTCATAATTATACTTCAAACTGGGATGCCAACAGCTATAATAAGCTCTGTGCTTTCTTATAGGTATGATGGTGATAGCCACTATGCAACACGGACAATATTTATAACAACCATTTTTTCGCTTATAACAATTCCTTTATTAGTGTTTTTATATTATCGTATATAA
- the guaA gene encoding glutamine-hydrolyzing GMP synthase produces MQHEIVIVLDFGGQYNQLIARRVRECGVYCEIWPYDTPLEKIVSKNPKGIIFTGGPSSVYEPNAPMIDKELFEKGIPILGICYGNQLIAYVLGGKVSRALFREYGKTQIKYDISSPLFSGIPEHSVCWMSHTDFVEKLPEGFKVLASTENCAIAAFGDDTKKIYGVQFHPEVVHTEYGREIIKNFLFNICQCSGDWKTSSFIEEKVNEIKSIVGNQKVVCALSGGVDSSVAAVLVHKAIGKNLYCIFVDHGLLRKGEAEEVMSVFRDKFDMNVIKVDAKDRFLSALRGVIDPEEKRKIIGREFIRVFEEEAEKLGDIKFLVQGTIYPDVVESGVGKAATIKSHHNVGGLPEKIKFEKIIEPLRELFKDEVRRVGIELGIPEKIVKRQPFPGPGLAIRIIGEVTEEKLEILREVDWIFRREIEQSGLDNEIWQYFAILTNMRSVGVMGDERTYDYTVALRAVTSIDGMTADWAKIPYEVLERVSNEIVNSVKKVNRVVYDITSKPPATIEWE; encoded by the coding sequence TTGCAACATGAGATTGTAATAGTTCTGGACTTTGGTGGTCAGTATAACCAGCTTATTGCAAGAAGAGTAAGAGAATGCGGAGTGTACTGTGAAATTTGGCCATACGATACACCTCTTGAAAAGATAGTTAGTAAAAATCCAAAAGGAATTATATTTACAGGTGGACCGTCAAGTGTATACGAGCCAAACGCTCCTATGATTGACAAAGAACTATTTGAAAAAGGTATTCCGATACTTGGAATATGTTATGGGAATCAGCTAATTGCTTATGTTTTGGGAGGAAAAGTATCAAGAGCATTATTTAGAGAGTATGGAAAAACACAAATAAAGTATGATATTTCTTCTCCTCTTTTCAGCGGAATACCTGAACATTCTGTGTGTTGGATGAGTCATACAGATTTTGTAGAAAAGCTTCCAGAGGGGTTTAAGGTTTTAGCTTCTACTGAAAATTGTGCAATTGCAGCGTTTGGAGATGATACTAAGAAGATTTATGGAGTTCAATTTCATCCTGAGGTTGTCCATACCGAATATGGACGGGAAATAATAAAAAACTTTTTATTTAACATTTGTCAATGCAGCGGTGATTGGAAAACTTCATCATTTATTGAGGAAAAGGTTAATGAGATAAAAAGTATTGTAGGCAACCAAAAAGTAGTATGTGCTCTTTCAGGTGGTGTGGACTCTTCTGTTGCAGCAGTACTTGTTCACAAAGCTATAGGGAAAAATCTTTATTGCATATTTGTTGACCATGGTCTTTTAAGAAAAGGCGAAGCTGAAGAGGTTATGAGTGTTTTTAGGGATAAGTTTGATATGAATGTAATTAAAGTTGATGCAAAGGACAGATTTTTAAGTGCTTTGAGAGGTGTTATTGATCCTGAGGAAAAGCGAAAAATTATTGGAAGGGAATTTATAAGGGTTTTTGAAGAAGAAGCAGAAAAACTTGGTGATATAAAGTTTTTGGTTCAAGGGACTATTTATCCTGATGTTGTTGAGAGCGGGGTTGGCAAGGCTGCAACTATAAAAAGTCATCACAATGTCGGTGGCCTTCCAGAGAAAATAAAGTTCGAGAAAATAATTGAGCCGCTCAGGGAATTGTTTAAAGATGAGGTAAGAAGGGTAGGAATAGAATTAGGAATACCTGAAAAGATTGTCAAAAGACAACCTTTCCCCGGCCCTGGTCTTGCAATAAGGATAATTGGAGAAGTTACAGAGGAAAAATTGGAGATACTGCGCGAGGTTGACTGGATTTTTAGAAGGGAGATTGAGCAAAGTGGTCTTGACAATGAAATATGGCAGTACTTTGCGATATTAACCAATATGAGAAGTGTTGGTGTAATGGGTGATGAGAGAACTTATGATTACACAGTTGCTCTAAGAGCTGTCACAAGTATTGATGGGATGACAGCCGACTGGGCTAAAATTCCTTATGAAGTTTTAGAAAGGGTTTCAAATGAGATTGTAAACAGTGTGAAAAAGGTCAACAGGGTTGTGTATGATATCACTTCAAAACCTCCTGCTACAATTGAATGGGAATAG
- a CDS encoding F0F1 ATP synthase subunit A, producing the protein MGESVLKVLFTIPIGKGIPVRVAVVEMWAVMAFLIGLAFYLTSNMKLVPTKKQMIAEFIVDSMNKITKNFLGHYWRIFSPYLGTLFLFLLSLNLLGLFGFQPPTSNLNVTASFGVMSILILIVSTIILKNPVRWFLSHFKPIIIIFPFKFLDYFTRTLSLSARLFGNILAGTTIMELIYHGLIKSHIPPIGIPAAASLYFDIFDGVLQAVIFTFLSLIYLYEALEE; encoded by the coding sequence ATGGGCGAAAGCGTATTGAAGGTTTTATTTACCATTCCTATTGGAAAAGGCATACCTGTGAGAGTTGCAGTTGTTGAAATGTGGGCTGTTATGGCATTCTTGATTGGTCTTGCTTTTTATTTAACATCTAATATGAAACTTGTGCCCACGAAAAAACAGATGATTGCTGAATTTATTGTTGATTCTATGAATAAAATAACCAAAAACTTTTTGGGCCATTATTGGCGAATTTTTTCACCATATCTTGGGACTCTGTTTTTGTTCTTGCTAAGCCTGAATCTGTTGGGACTTTTTGGTTTTCAGCCACCAACAAGTAACTTGAATGTTACTGCAAGTTTTGGTGTAATGTCTATTCTGATATTAATTGTTTCAACAATAATACTTAAAAATCCGGTGAGATGGTTTTTAAGTCATTTTAAACCCATCATTATTATTTTCCCGTTTAAGTTTCTGGATTATTTTACAAGGACGCTTTCATTATCTGCCCGATTATTCGGTAATATTCTTGCTGGGACTACCATTATGGAGCTCATTTATCATGGCCTCATAAAATCTCACATACCTCCTATTGGTATTCCAGCAGCAGCAAGTTTATATTTTGATATATTTGATGGAGTTCTTCAGGCAGTAATCTTTACATTTCTCTCTCTAATTTATCTTTATGAAGCCTTGGAAGAATAA
- the atpE gene encoding ATP synthase F0 subunit C: protein MTALAAGIAMLAGLGVGIGIGIATGKASESIGRQPEAFGRIFPLFLIGAALAEAVAIYSLVIAFMLISKI, encoded by the coding sequence ATGACAGCATTAGCAGCTGGTATAGCAATGCTGGCAGGTTTGGGTGTAGGTATAGGTATTGGTATTGCTACAGGAAAAGCTTCTGAATCTATTGGAAGACAACCAGAAGCATTTGGACGTATTTTCCCATTATTTCTAATTGGTGCTGCTTTGGCAGAAGCAGTTGCTATCTATAGTTTGGTTATTGCATTCATGTTAATTTCTAAAATTTAA